One genomic region from Burkholderia latens encodes:
- the grxD gene encoding Grx4 family monothiol glutaredoxin, translating into MDTQQRIKQIVDENQVVLFMKGNAQFPMCGFSGRAVQVLKACGVDQFKTVNVLEDDEIRQGIKAFSNWPTIPQLYVKGEFIGGSDIMMEMYQSGELQQLFAAA; encoded by the coding sequence ATGGACACCCAACAACGTATCAAGCAAATCGTCGACGAAAACCAGGTCGTGCTCTTCATGAAGGGCAACGCGCAGTTCCCGATGTGCGGCTTTTCCGGCCGCGCAGTGCAGGTGCTGAAAGCCTGCGGCGTCGACCAATTCAAGACGGTGAACGTGCTCGAGGACGACGAAATCCGTCAGGGCATCAAGGCATTCTCGAATTGGCCCACCATCCCGCAGCTGTATGTGAAGGGCGAATTCATCGGCGGCTCGGACATCATGATGGAGATGTACCAGTCGGGCGAACTGCAGCAACTGTTCGCCGCTGCGTAA
- a CDS encoding response regulator transcription factor, whose protein sequence is MRIALIDPEARHAALLNRLLFAGGHVCHAFPSSAAFFEWLATDTCDMLITGHWAGDQPAEEVIPRAQAVLPGLPAIAVMQCARESEIVTCLHAGADDCLVRPLSGPELLARVTALSRRAGVRRPPNRARELYGEYAFDATHSLVRFGDAIVSLTPKEFRFAQLLFTNLSRPVSRAHILETVWGRRRDMKSRTLDTHASRLRSKLQLLPVRGYRLLPLYGFGYQLDRVPIEPPNSRPRHADARYAASEEIAETL, encoded by the coding sequence ATGCGAATCGCCCTGATCGATCCGGAGGCACGTCACGCTGCGCTCCTGAACCGCCTGCTGTTCGCCGGCGGTCATGTGTGCCACGCGTTTCCGTCCAGCGCGGCGTTCTTCGAGTGGCTCGCCACTGACACCTGCGACATGCTGATCACCGGCCACTGGGCCGGCGATCAGCCGGCCGAGGAAGTCATTCCGCGCGCGCAGGCGGTATTGCCCGGTCTGCCGGCGATCGCAGTGATGCAGTGCGCGCGCGAAAGCGAAATCGTCACGTGCCTGCACGCAGGCGCCGACGATTGCCTCGTGCGCCCGTTGAGCGGCCCCGAACTGCTCGCGCGCGTCACCGCGCTGAGCCGGCGCGCCGGCGTGCGACGGCCGCCGAATCGCGCGCGCGAACTGTATGGAGAATACGCATTCGACGCGACTCACAGCCTCGTGCGTTTCGGCGACGCAATCGTTTCACTCACGCCGAAGGAGTTCCGCTTCGCGCAGCTACTGTTCACGAACCTCTCGCGGCCCGTGTCACGGGCCCACATTCTCGAGACGGTCTGGGGCCGCCGCCGCGACATGAAGTCGCGCACGCTCGACACCCATGCATCCCGGCTGCGGAGCAAGCTGCAGCTGCTTCCGGTGCGCGGATACCGGCTCCTGCCGCTCTATGGCTTCGGCTACCAGCTCGATCGCGTGCCGATCGAGCCCCCAAATTCGAGGCCACGCCACGCTGATGCCCGGTATGCCGCGAGTGAGGAAATCGCTGAAACGCTATAA
- a CDS encoding APC family permease yields MKSSIQRNIGPFALMLTGLGSIIGSGWLFGAWKAAKIAGPAAICAWIIGAVVILAIALTYAELGAMFPESGGMVRYARYSHGSLVGFISAWANWIAIVSVIPIEAEASIQYMSTWPYPWAHALFVNGELTTPGLLLSAVLVVVYFLLNYWGVKAFARANTAITIFKFLIPGLTILGLMLTSFHSENLGTASNASFAPYGWSAVLTAVATSGIVFAFNGFQSPVNLAGEARNPSRSVPFAVITSILLALVIYVLLQMAYIGSVDPAEVAKGWAHFNFSSPFAELAIALNLNWLAILLYVDAFISPSGTGTTYMATTTRMIYAMERNNTMPKMFGNVHPIYGVPRQAMWFNLLVSFIFLFFFRGWSSLAAVISVATVISYLTGPISLMALRRAATDIERPLSIPLMKLIAPFAFVCASLILYWAKWPLTGEIILLMIVALPVYFFFQAKAGWTGWGADLKAAWWLVAYLPTMAVLSLIGSKEFGGHGLLPYGWDMLVVAVISLVFYFWGVNTGYRTQYLDERETHDEILEGIGA; encoded by the coding sequence GTGAAGAGTTCTATTCAACGGAACATCGGCCCGTTTGCACTGATGCTGACGGGGCTGGGTTCGATTATCGGCTCGGGCTGGCTGTTCGGCGCCTGGAAGGCCGCGAAGATCGCCGGTCCGGCGGCGATTTGCGCATGGATCATCGGCGCGGTCGTGATTCTCGCGATTGCGCTCACGTACGCCGAGCTCGGCGCGATGTTCCCGGAGTCCGGCGGCATGGTGCGCTACGCGCGCTACTCGCACGGTTCGCTGGTGGGCTTCATCAGCGCGTGGGCAAACTGGATTGCGATCGTATCGGTGATCCCGATCGAAGCGGAAGCGTCGATTCAGTACATGAGCACGTGGCCGTATCCGTGGGCGCATGCGCTGTTCGTGAATGGCGAGTTGACGACACCGGGCCTATTGCTGTCGGCCGTGCTGGTGGTCGTTTACTTCCTGTTGAACTACTGGGGCGTGAAGGCATTCGCGCGTGCCAACACCGCGATCACGATCTTCAAGTTCCTGATTCCCGGCCTCACGATCCTCGGCCTGATGCTGACGAGCTTCCATTCGGAAAACCTCGGCACCGCATCGAACGCGAGTTTCGCGCCGTATGGCTGGTCGGCCGTGCTGACCGCGGTTGCGACGAGCGGTATCGTATTCGCGTTCAACGGCTTCCAGAGCCCGGTGAACCTCGCCGGTGAAGCGCGCAACCCGTCGCGCAGCGTCCCGTTTGCGGTGATCACGTCGATCCTGCTCGCGCTCGTGATCTACGTGCTGCTTCAGATGGCGTACATCGGCTCGGTCGATCCGGCCGAAGTCGCGAAGGGCTGGGCGCATTTCAACTTCTCGTCGCCGTTCGCGGAACTCGCGATCGCGCTGAACCTGAACTGGCTCGCGATCCTGCTGTACGTCGATGCGTTTATCAGCCCGAGCGGCACCGGCACGACGTACATGGCGACGACCACGCGCATGATCTACGCGATGGAGCGCAACAACACGATGCCGAAGATGTTCGGCAACGTACACCCGATCTACGGTGTGCCGCGTCAGGCGATGTGGTTCAACCTGCTCGTGTCGTTCATTTTCCTGTTCTTCTTCCGCGGCTGGAGTTCGCTCGCGGCGGTGATTTCGGTCGCGACGGTGATTTCGTACCTGACCGGCCCGATCAGCCTGATGGCGCTGCGCCGCGCGGCGACCGACATCGAGCGTCCGCTGTCGATTCCGCTGATGAAACTGATCGCACCGTTCGCGTTCGTTTGCGCCTCGCTGATCCTCTACTGGGCAAAGTGGCCGCTGACGGGCGAGATCATCCTGCTGATGATCGTCGCGCTGCCGGTGTACTTCTTCTTCCAGGCGAAGGCCGGCTGGACCGGCTGGGGTGCCGACCTTAAAGCCGCATGGTGGCTGGTCGCGTACCTCCCGACGATGGCCGTGCTGTCGCTCATCGGCAGCAAGGAGTTCGGCGGTCACGGCTTGCTGCCTTACGGCTGGGACATGCTGGTCGTTGCGGTGATCTCGCTGGTGTTCTACTTCTGGGGTGTGAACACGGGCTACCGGACCCAGTATCTCGACGAGCGCGAAACGCACGACGAGATCCTCGAAGGGATCGGTGCCTGA
- the prfA gene encoding peptide chain release factor 1, protein MKTSMQRKLDQLSTRLAELNDLLSRENVTADLDQYRKLTREHAELGPVVEQYALWRQSRNDETAAQELLADASMREFAEDEIRSARERMARLEGELQKMLLPKDPNDDRNIFLEIRAGTGGDESALFAGDLLRMYLRFAERQRWQVEMMSESPSDLGGYKEVIVRIAGQGAYSRLKFESGGHRVQRVPATETQGRIHTSACTVAVMPEADEIGEVEINPADLRIDTFRASGAGGQHINKTDSAVRVTHIPTGIVVECQDDRSQHKNKDRALKVLAARIKDKQYHEQHAKEAATRKSLIGSGDRSERIRTYNFPQGRMTDHRINLTLYRLEALMDGDLDELIGALVSEHQAELLASLGDTD, encoded by the coding sequence ATGAAAACGAGCATGCAACGCAAGCTCGACCAGCTGTCCACCCGGCTGGCCGAACTGAACGACCTGCTGAGCCGAGAAAACGTCACTGCCGACCTCGACCAGTACCGCAAGCTGACGCGTGAACACGCGGAACTCGGCCCCGTCGTCGAGCAGTACGCGCTGTGGCGCCAGTCGCGCAACGACGAGACGGCCGCGCAGGAACTGCTCGCCGATGCGTCGATGCGCGAGTTCGCGGAAGACGAGATCCGCAGCGCACGCGAACGCATGGCTCGCCTCGAAGGCGAGTTGCAGAAGATGCTGCTGCCGAAGGATCCGAACGACGACCGCAACATCTTCCTGGAAATCCGCGCGGGCACCGGCGGCGACGAATCGGCGCTGTTCGCGGGCGACCTGCTGCGCATGTACCTGCGCTTCGCGGAACGCCAGCGCTGGCAGGTCGAGATGATGTCGGAAAGCCCGTCGGATCTCGGCGGTTACAAGGAAGTGATCGTGCGGATCGCGGGTCAGGGCGCGTATTCACGCCTGAAGTTCGAATCGGGCGGCCATCGCGTGCAGCGTGTGCCGGCGACCGAGACCCAGGGGCGCATCCACACGTCCGCTTGCACGGTTGCGGTGATGCCGGAAGCCGACGAGATTGGCGAGGTCGAGATCAATCCGGCCGATCTGCGGATCGACACGTTCCGTGCGTCCGGCGCAGGCGGCCAGCACATCAACAAGACCGATTCGGCGGTGCGGGTCACGCACATCCCGACCGGGATCGTCGTCGAGTGCCAGGATGACCGCTCGCAGCACAAGAACAAGGACCGTGCATTGAAGGTGCTCGCCGCCCGGATCAAGGACAAGCAGTATCACGAGCAGCACGCGAAGGAAGCGGCGACGCGCAAGAGCCTGATCGGCTCGGGCGACCGTTCGGAACGGATCCGCACGTACAACTTCCCGCAAGGCCGGATGACCGACCACCGGATCAATCTGACGCTGTACCGGCTCGAGGCGCTGATGGACGGCGATCTCGATGAACTGATCGGCGCGCTCGTCAGCGAGCACCAGGCCGAACTCCTCGCGTCGCTCGGCGACACTGACTGA
- the hemA gene encoding glutamyl-tRNA reductase: MQLLTIGINHHTAPVALRERVAFPLEQIKPALTTFKNVFLGPQAPNAPEAAILSTCNRTELYCATDDRAAREGAIRWLSEYHKIPVDELAPHVYALPQSEAVRHAFRVASGLDSMVLGETQILGQMKDAVRTATEAGALGTYLNQLFQRTFAVAKEVRGTTEIGAQSVSMAAAAVRLAQRIFEKVADQRVLFIGAGEMIELCATHFAAQSPRELVIANRTAERGQRLADRFNGRAMPLSDLPARMQEFDIIVSCTASTLPIIGLGAVERAVKARRHRPIFMVDLAVPRDIEPEVGKLKDVFLYTVDDLGAIVREGNASRQAAVAQAETIIETRVQNFMQWLDTRSVVPVIRHMHTQADALRRAEVEKAQKLLARGDDPAAVLEALSQALTNKLIHGPTSALNRVNGADRDSLIDLMRGFYQHAPRSNDQSGH; the protein is encoded by the coding sequence ATGCAACTCCTCACGATCGGAATCAACCACCACACTGCGCCTGTCGCCTTGCGCGAACGCGTGGCGTTTCCGCTCGAGCAAATCAAGCCGGCTCTCACCACGTTCAAGAACGTATTCCTCGGCCCGCAGGCACCGAATGCGCCGGAAGCGGCGATCCTGTCGACCTGCAACCGCACCGAGCTCTATTGCGCGACCGACGATCGGGCCGCGCGCGAGGGTGCGATTCGCTGGTTGTCCGAGTACCACAAGATCCCCGTTGACGAACTCGCACCGCACGTCTATGCACTGCCGCAGTCGGAAGCCGTCCGTCACGCGTTCCGCGTCGCTTCGGGCCTCGATTCGATGGTGCTCGGCGAAACGCAGATTCTGGGCCAGATGAAGGACGCGGTGCGCACGGCGACCGAAGCCGGCGCGCTCGGCACCTATCTGAACCAGCTGTTCCAGCGCACGTTCGCCGTGGCGAAGGAAGTGCGCGGCACGACCGAAATCGGCGCGCAGTCGGTGTCGATGGCCGCCGCCGCCGTTCGCCTCGCGCAGCGGATCTTCGAGAAGGTCGCCGATCAGCGCGTGTTGTTCATCGGCGCCGGCGAAATGATCGAGCTGTGTGCGACGCATTTCGCCGCGCAAAGCCCGCGCGAGCTGGTAATCGCGAACCGCACGGCCGAACGCGGCCAGCGGCTTGCCGACCGCTTCAACGGCCGCGCGATGCCGCTGTCGGACCTGCCGGCCCGCATGCAGGAGTTCGACATCATCGTGTCGTGCACCGCGTCGACGCTGCCGATCATCGGCCTCGGCGCGGTCGAGCGCGCGGTGAAAGCGCGCCGCCACCGTCCGATTTTCATGGTCGATCTGGCGGTGCCGCGCGACATCGAGCCCGAAGTGGGCAAACTGAAGGACGTCTTCCTCTATACCGTCGACGATCTCGGCGCGATCGTGCGCGAAGGCAACGCATCGCGTCAGGCCGCAGTCGCGCAGGCCGAAACGATCATCGAAACGCGCGTGCAGAATTTCATGCAATGGCTCGACACGCGCAGCGTCGTGCCGGTGATCCGCCACATGCATACGCAGGCCGATGCGCTGCGCCGCGCGGAAGTCGAGAAGGCGCAGAAGCTGCTCGCCCGCGGCGACGATCCGGCCGCCGTCCTCGAAGCGCTGTCGCAAGCGCTCACCAACAAGCTGATCCATGGCCCGACGAGCGCGCTCAACCGCGTGAACGGCGCCGATCGCGATTCGCTGATCGACCTGATGCGCGGCTTCTACCAGCACGCGCCGCGCTCGAACGACCAGTCCGGCCACTAG
- a CDS encoding nitroreductase family protein, producing MSVKPAPTTVSIHDLIAGRWSPRAYSDEPISAADLHAVLEAARWAPSAYNAQPWRFIVFDRTHDEAAFKRAFATLVPFNQGWNAPAPVLIAVTAHTLTPKGEPAPTALYDAGAAAMSLVLQAHALGLAAHQMSGFDAKAFRDAFEIPADVAIPAIISLGHYGNVDKLDPVLRDREKAPRTRHPIGEVVYAGAWKKGFDAAA from the coding sequence ATGTCCGTCAAACCTGCTCCCACCACCGTTTCGATTCACGATCTGATCGCGGGCCGCTGGAGCCCGCGTGCATATTCGGACGAGCCGATCAGTGCCGCCGACCTGCACGCGGTGCTCGAAGCCGCGCGTTGGGCGCCGTCCGCGTATAACGCGCAGCCGTGGCGCTTCATCGTATTCGATCGCACCCATGACGAAGCGGCATTCAAGCGCGCGTTCGCGACGCTGGTGCCGTTCAACCAGGGCTGGAACGCGCCGGCGCCGGTGCTGATCGCCGTGACCGCGCACACGCTCACGCCGAAGGGCGAGCCGGCGCCGACCGCACTGTACGACGCGGGCGCGGCGGCGATGTCGCTGGTGCTGCAGGCGCACGCGCTGGGCCTTGCCGCGCATCAGATGAGCGGCTTCGACGCGAAGGCATTCCGCGATGCGTTCGAGATTCCTGCCGACGTCGCGATCCCGGCGATCATCTCGCTTGGCCATTACGGCAACGTCGACAAGCTCGATCCCGTGCTGCGCGACCGCGAAAAGGCGCCGCGCACGCGCCATCCGATCGGCGAAGTCGTTTATGCGGGCGCATGGAAAAAGGGGTTCGATGCCGCGGCCTGA
- a CDS encoding MFS transporter, giving the protein MNWAVTRIGGRFHYGWLAAAVVFLILLAAAGTRATPSVLMVPLERELGWSRAAISLAISVNIALYGLTGPFAAAAMQRFGLRPTILTALVTMGAGVALSSMMTQSWQMVVIWGLMVGCSTGVVALTLSATFVTRWFHARRGLVMGILTASTATGQLVFLPMLAAIAQRHGWRPVVLVVALAAAIVIPLVAFLLPERPADVQLRPYGEPADAPAAPDATKENPLAVAFRTLLTASRSRDFWLLFFSFFICGASTNGYVGTHLIAMCSDYGMTEVQGASLLAAMGVFDLFGTTLSGWLSDRYDNRVLLFWYYGLRGLSLIYLPHAFGIDFFGLPLFAMFYGLDWIATVPPTVRLATDVFGKAAAPVVFGWIVAGHQLGAAFAALGAGLLRASLGTYTIASMISGGLCIVGALIVLRINRGPSRAAAQAV; this is encoded by the coding sequence ATGAACTGGGCAGTGACACGAATCGGCGGGCGTTTCCATTACGGATGGCTCGCGGCGGCGGTGGTTTTCCTGATCCTGCTCGCGGCGGCCGGTACGCGCGCGACGCCGAGCGTACTGATGGTGCCGCTTGAGCGCGAGCTCGGCTGGAGCCGCGCGGCGATTTCGCTCGCGATTTCGGTGAACATCGCGTTGTATGGGCTGACCGGGCCGTTCGCGGCGGCGGCGATGCAGCGCTTCGGGCTGCGGCCCACGATCCTCACCGCGCTCGTGACGATGGGTGCGGGTGTCGCGCTTTCGTCGATGATGACGCAGAGCTGGCAGATGGTCGTGATCTGGGGGCTGATGGTTGGCTGTTCGACCGGCGTGGTCGCGCTGACGCTGTCCGCGACTTTCGTCACACGCTGGTTCCATGCGCGGCGCGGCCTCGTGATGGGCATCCTGACGGCGAGCACGGCGACGGGCCAGCTCGTGTTTCTGCCGATGCTCGCGGCCATCGCGCAGCGTCATGGCTGGCGCCCGGTCGTGCTGGTTGTCGCGCTGGCGGCCGCGATCGTGATTCCGCTGGTCGCGTTCCTGCTGCCGGAGCGGCCGGCCGACGTGCAGTTGCGCCCATACGGCGAGCCCGCCGATGCGCCGGCGGCCCCCGACGCGACGAAGGAGAACCCGCTCGCGGTCGCGTTCCGCACGCTGCTGACGGCGAGCCGCTCGCGCGATTTCTGGCTGCTGTTCTTCAGCTTCTTCATCTGCGGCGCGAGCACCAACGGCTATGTCGGCACGCACCTGATCGCGATGTGCAGCGACTACGGGATGACCGAAGTGCAGGGCGCATCGCTGCTCGCCGCGATGGGCGTGTTCGACCTGTTCGGCACGACGCTGTCGGGCTGGCTGTCGGACCGTTACGACAACCGCGTGCTGCTGTTCTGGTACTACGGGCTGCGCGGGCTGTCGCTGATCTATCTGCCGCACGCATTCGGCATCGATTTCTTCGGGCTGCCGCTGTTCGCGATGTTCTACGGGCTCGACTGGATCGCCACCGTCCCGCCGACCGTGCGGCTCGCCACCGACGTGTTCGGCAAGGCCGCGGCGCCGGTCGTGTTCGGCTGGATCGTCGCCGGCCACCAGCTCGGGGCGGCGTTCGCGGCGCTCGGCGCAGGGCTGCTGCGCGCGAGCCTCGGCACTTATACGATCGCGTCGATGATCTCGGGCGGCCTTTGCATCGTCGGTGCGCTGATCGTGCTGCGGATCAACCGCGGGCCGTCGCGCGCGGCCGCGCAGGCGGTCTGA
- a CDS encoding cold-shock protein gives MATGTVKWFNDAKGFGFITPEGGGDDLFAHFSEIRVEGFKTLQENQKVEFEVKTGPKGLQAANIRPV, from the coding sequence ATGGCAACCGGTACCGTCAAGTGGTTCAATGACGCAAAGGGCTTCGGCTTCATCACCCCGGAAGGCGGCGGCGACGATCTGTTCGCGCACTTCTCGGAAATCCGCGTCGAAGGCTTCAAGACGCTGCAAGAAAACCAGAAGGTTGAATTCGAAGTGAAGACGGGCCCGAAGGGTCTGCAAGCTGCGAACATCCGTCCGGTCTAA
- a CDS encoding DODA-type extradiol aromatic ring-opening family dioxygenase has translation MNRLPSLYLSHGAPTLPIDPTLPSGAFTRLGGQLPRPRAVLMLSAHWGTQQPVASVAAQPETIHDFYGFPQALYDIRYPAPGAPDVAERAATLLNAAGIATATTEHGLDHGAWVPMLLMFPQADMPVAQLSIQPRANAAHHFALGRALRPLRDEGVMVIGSGQITHNLRAADFGAAPEDADPRVAEFTDWFEARLAARDVDALLDYRRQAPHAALMHPTDEHLLPVFAALGAADDDYRLGIQSLGTYQRVLAMTNYVFDSATA, from the coding sequence ATGAATCGCTTGCCTTCGCTGTACCTGTCCCACGGCGCGCCGACGCTGCCGATCGATCCGACGCTGCCGTCCGGCGCGTTCACGCGCCTCGGCGGCCAACTGCCGCGCCCCCGCGCGGTGCTGATGTTGTCCGCGCACTGGGGCACGCAGCAGCCGGTCGCAAGCGTAGCCGCGCAGCCTGAAACGATCCACGACTTTTACGGCTTCCCGCAGGCGCTGTACGACATCCGCTACCCGGCGCCGGGCGCGCCGGACGTCGCCGAGCGCGCTGCCACGCTGCTGAACGCGGCCGGCATCGCGACGGCGACGACCGAGCATGGCCTCGATCACGGCGCGTGGGTGCCGATGCTGTTGATGTTCCCGCAGGCCGACATGCCCGTCGCGCAGTTGTCGATCCAGCCGCGCGCGAACGCCGCCCATCACTTCGCGCTCGGCCGCGCGCTGCGTCCGCTGCGCGACGAAGGCGTGATGGTGATCGGCTCCGGCCAGATCACGCACAACCTGCGCGCGGCCGATTTCGGCGCGGCGCCCGAGGATGCGGACCCGCGCGTCGCCGAATTCACCGACTGGTTCGAAGCAAGGCTCGCCGCGCGCGACGTCGACGCGCTGCTCGACTATCGTCGGCAGGCGCCGCACGCGGCGTTGATGCATCCGACCGACGAACACCTGTTGCCGGTATTCGCCGCGCTCGGCGCGGCCGACGACGACTACCGGCTCGGCATCCAGTCGCTCGGCACGTATCAGCGCGTGCTCGCGATGACGAACTACGTGTTCGACAGCGCGACCGCCTGA
- the prmC gene encoding peptide chain release factor N(5)-glutamine methyltransferase produces MRDTTADDLLRASPLDAVDARVLLAYALGWTRTQLITRGDAPLDAAAIARYRALEARRVAGEPVAQLVGMREFFGRPFDVTPDVLIPRPETELLVEAALDALDGRPHPAVLDLGTGSGAIAVSIAAERPDARVWALDRSSAALDVARRNADKLLDAHRPGGPLQWLQSDWYAALDPALAFDTIVSNPPYIAQHDPHLEQGDLRFEPRGALTDDADGLSAIRTIVAGAGAYLKPGGSLWIEHGYDQAEAVRALLESRGFVAVESLADLAAIERTTGGRLPG; encoded by the coding sequence ATGCGCGACACCACCGCCGACGATCTGCTGCGCGCGTCGCCGCTCGACGCGGTCGACGCGCGCGTGCTGCTCGCGTACGCGCTCGGCTGGACCCGCACGCAGCTGATCACGCGCGGCGACGCGCCGCTCGACGCCGCCGCGATCGCGCGCTACCGCGCGCTCGAAGCACGCCGCGTCGCAGGGGAGCCGGTTGCGCAGCTCGTCGGGATGCGCGAATTCTTCGGCCGGCCGTTCGACGTGACGCCGGACGTGTTGATACCCCGCCCCGAAACCGAACTGCTCGTCGAAGCAGCGCTCGACGCACTCGACGGCCGCCCGCATCCGGCCGTGCTCGACCTCGGCACCGGAAGCGGCGCGATCGCCGTGTCGATCGCGGCCGAACGGCCCGACGCGCGCGTGTGGGCGCTCGATCGCTCGTCCGCCGCGCTCGACGTCGCACGGCGCAATGCGGACAAGCTGCTCGATGCGCACCGCCCCGGCGGCCCGTTGCAATGGCTGCAAAGCGACTGGTATGCCGCACTCGATCCGGCGCTCGCATTCGACACGATCGTCAGCAACCCGCCGTACATCGCGCAGCACGACCCGCACCTCGAGCAGGGCGACCTGCGTTTCGAGCCGCGCGGCGCGCTGACCGACGACGCCGACGGCCTGAGCGCAATCCGGACGATCGTCGCGGGCGCCGGCGCGTATCTGAAGCCGGGCGGCTCGCTATGGATCGAGCACGGTTACGACCAGGCCGAAGCCGTCCGCGCCCTGCTCGAGTCGCGCGGTTTCGTCGCGGTCGAATCGCTCGCCGATCTCGCAGCGATCGAACGCACGACCGGCGGCCGCCTGCCCGGCTGA
- a CDS encoding Hsp70 family protein — MTYCAIDFGTSNSAVALPGGDGMRLAPVEGDHLTLPTAIFFNNDEETVEFGRAALASYIDGFDGRLMRSMKSILGSPLAETTTDLGDGSAIAYTEIIARFLMHLKRKAEAHAGAPIGRAVLGRPVFFVDEDPRADRLAQNQLEAAARAVGFADVHFQYEPIAAAFDYESRQQAERLVLVADIGGGTSDFSLVRVGPERMARLERKDDVLAHHGVHVAGTDYDRRVELAAILPAFGYRALDPEGRELPNRIYFDLATWHLINTVYTPKRLGELKLMKHLYQDVRQHDRLTRVVEQRLGHALMARAEEAKIGVAAGGETMIDLNDVEEDLQIAFDAKRLVDASVDDTARIVEAARETVRLAGVAPRDVGALYFTGGSTGLAFLSGALAGAFPDAQPVFGDRLASVATGLGIHAQRLFG, encoded by the coding sequence ATGACTTACTGCGCGATCGATTTCGGCACGTCCAATTCCGCCGTGGCGCTGCCCGGCGGCGATGGCATGCGTCTCGCGCCCGTCGAGGGCGACCATCTGACGCTGCCTACCGCGATCTTCTTCAATAACGACGAAGAAACGGTCGAGTTCGGCCGCGCGGCGCTTGCGTCCTATATAGACGGTTTCGACGGCCGCCTGATGCGGTCGATGAAGAGCATTCTCGGCTCGCCGCTCGCGGAGACCACGACCGATCTCGGCGACGGCAGCGCGATCGCGTACACGGAGATCATCGCCCGCTTCCTGATGCACCTGAAGCGCAAGGCGGAGGCACACGCCGGCGCGCCGATCGGCCGTGCGGTGCTCGGCCGGCCGGTGTTTTTCGTCGACGAGGATCCGCGCGCGGACCGTCTCGCGCAGAACCAGCTCGAAGCAGCCGCGCGCGCTGTCGGCTTCGCCGACGTGCATTTCCAGTACGAGCCGATCGCCGCGGCGTTCGACTACGAGTCGCGCCAGCAGGCCGAACGGCTCGTGCTTGTCGCGGACATCGGCGGCGGCACGTCGGACTTTTCGCTGGTCCGTGTGGGGCCGGAACGGATGGCACGCCTCGAGCGCAAGGACGACGTGCTCGCGCACCACGGCGTCCACGTCGCCGGTACCGACTACGACCGGCGCGTCGAGCTGGCGGCGATCCTGCCCGCGTTCGGCTACCGGGCGCTCGACCCCGAGGGCCGCGAACTGCCGAACCGCATCTACTTCGATCTCGCGACCTGGCACCTGATCAATACGGTCTACACGCCGAAGCGGCTCGGCGAATTGAAGCTGATGAAGCACCTGTATCAGGACGTGCGGCAGCACGATCGGCTCACGCGCGTGGTCGAGCAGCGGCTTGGGCATGCGCTGATGGCACGCGCGGAGGAGGCGAAGATCGGCGTCGCGGCGGGCGGAGAGACGATGATCGACCTGAACGACGTGGAAGAGGATCTGCAGATTGCGTTCGATGCGAAGCGCCTCGTCGACGCGAGCGTCGACGATACCGCGCGCATCGTCGAAGCCGCGCGCGAAACGGTGCGGCTCGCGGGCGTGGCGCCGCGCGACGTCGGTGCGCTGTATTTCACCGGCGGTTCGACGGGTCTCGCGTTCCTGTCGGGCGCGCTTGCCGGCGCGTTCCCGGACGCCCAGCCCGTATTCGGCGATCGCCTTGCGAGTGTCGCGACGGGGCTCGGCATTCACGCGCAGCGGCTGTTTGGCTGA
- a CDS encoding UbiX family flavin prenyltransferase: protein MAFPSAPPRRLIVAITGATGAVYGVRLLELLRAAGGVETHLLVSNAGWLNIQHELKLSKADVESRADVVHSVRDVGATIASGSFATDGMVIAPCSMKTLASVAHGLSDNLITRAADVTLKERRRLVLMVRETPFNLAHLRNMTAVTEMGGIVFPPLPAFYAMPKTIDELVDQTVTRVLDLFALGTPMTAPWAGIRPAQ from the coding sequence ATGGCATTTCCCAGCGCGCCGCCGCGCCGGCTGATCGTCGCGATCACCGGAGCCACCGGCGCGGTCTACGGCGTGCGGCTGCTCGAACTGCTGCGCGCCGCCGGCGGCGTCGAAACGCATTTGCTGGTTTCGAACGCCGGCTGGCTCAATATCCAGCATGAACTGAAGCTGTCGAAAGCCGACGTCGAAAGCCGTGCCGATGTCGTGCATTCGGTACGCGACGTGGGCGCGACGATCGCGTCGGGCTCGTTCGCGACCGACGGGATGGTGATCGCGCCCTGCTCGATGAAGACGCTCGCGAGTGTCGCGCACGGGCTCTCGGACAACCTGATCACGCGCGCGGCCGACGTCACGCTGAAGGAACGCCGCCGTCTGGTGCTGATGGTGCGCGAAACACCGTTCAACCTCGCGCATCTGCGCAACATGACCGCCGTGACCGAAATGGGCGGCATCGTGTTCCCGCCGCTGCCTGCGTTCTACGCGATGCCGAAGACGATCGACGAATTGGTCGATCAGACTGTCACGCGCGTACTCGACCTCTTCGCGCTCGGCACGCCGATGACGGCGCCGTGGGCCGGAATCCGGCCGGCCCAGTAA